A window of Staphylococcus sp. 17KM0847 contains these coding sequences:
- a CDS encoding 3'-5' exonuclease: MPENAFIALDFETANFKHTSICSVGMVKILDHQLTETFYTLVNPNDFFSSRHIAVHGIQPEDVSHAPYFSDVFPYMLDFIGELPVVAHNAAFDMSVLHASLKAAQIPTPQITYFCSCQLSRRTVHSQRYGLKHMMQYYNLDFHGHHDALNDAKACAMITYRLLQNYSDLASVINLYGKQLQDKDIL; the protein is encoded by the coding sequence ATGCCAGAAAATGCATTTATTGCCCTTGATTTTGAAACAGCTAACTTTAAGCACACAAGCATTTGTTCAGTTGGTATGGTTAAAATTCTTGATCATCAGCTGACAGAAACTTTTTATACACTGGTGAATCCTAATGACTTTTTTTCATCACGCCATATTGCAGTGCATGGTATTCAACCTGAAGATGTTTCTCATGCGCCATACTTTAGTGATGTTTTTCCATATATGTTGGATTTTATCGGAGAATTACCTGTTGTAGCACATAATGCTGCCTTTGATATGTCTGTACTTCATGCTAGTTTAAAAGCTGCACAAATCCCAACACCTCAAATCACTTATTTTTGTTCATGTCAGTTATCTCGTCGTACTGTACACTCTCAACGTTACGGACTTAAGCATATGATGCAATATTACAACTTGGATTTTCATGGTCATCATGATGCACTGAATGATGCCAAAGCATGTGCTATGATTACTTATCGTCTCCTACAAAACTATTCTGACTTGGCATCTGTTATAAACTTATATGGTAAACAATTACAAGATAAAGATATATTATAA
- the dinB gene encoding DNA polymerase IV, translating to MRERRIIHIDMDYFFAQVEVRDHPKLKGKPVIVGGKASGRGVVATASYEARQFGVHSAMPMVRAHQLCPNGFYLTPRFEVYRSVSQQIMKIFKNYTKIVEPLSLDEAYLDITHIVKPNRSASQIAQMIRRDIWEETKLTSSAGVSYNKFLAKLASGMHKPNGMTVITHQNVHDILMDLDIGRFPGVGRVSEEKMHDNNIFTGRDLYKKSAQELIYLFGKRGQQLYDRVRGKDDREVKAERIRKSVGAERTFSVDTNDDEEILRKMEMLCDNIAERLEKIQKAGRTVTVKIKTIEFETHTKQQSLNTPVRDASDIYQVAYDLYSDVKDPECAIRLIGIAVGSLQDAQFRNLTIYDFL from the coding sequence GTGAGAGAACGACGTATTATTCATATTGATATGGATTATTTTTTTGCACAAGTAGAAGTGAGAGATCATCCTAAGTTAAAAGGTAAGCCGGTTATCGTAGGAGGAAAAGCTAGTGGTCGGGGTGTTGTAGCAACAGCCTCTTATGAAGCACGTCAGTTTGGTGTTCATTCAGCCATGCCTATGGTGCGTGCACATCAACTTTGTCCTAATGGTTTTTATCTAACGCCTCGTTTTGAAGTGTATCGATCAGTTTCTCAACAAATTATGAAAATCTTTAAAAATTATACTAAGATTGTAGAGCCCTTATCTTTGGATGAAGCATATTTAGATATTACACATATTGTAAAACCCAACCGTTCAGCATCACAAATTGCGCAGATGATACGTCGAGATATTTGGGAAGAAACGAAACTCACATCAAGTGCAGGTGTTTCATATAATAAATTTTTGGCGAAATTAGCAAGTGGTATGCATAAACCTAATGGTATGACTGTTATCACGCATCAAAATGTGCATGATATTTTAATGGATTTGGATATAGGGCGTTTTCCTGGCGTAGGTCGCGTATCTGAAGAAAAAATGCATGACAATAATATATTTACAGGACGAGATTTATATAAAAAAAGTGCACAAGAATTAATTTATTTGTTTGGCAAGCGTGGACAACAGTTATATGATCGAGTTCGTGGGAAAGATGACCGAGAAGTGAAGGCTGAGCGTATTCGAAAAAGTGTAGGGGCAGAACGAACATTTTCAGTAGACACGAATGATGACGAAGAAATTTTGCGCAAAATGGAAATGTTGTGTGATAACATTGCAGAGCGTCTTGAAAAAATACAAAAAGCAGGACGCACAGTGACGGTAAAGATAAAAACCATTGAGTTTGAAACGCATACAAAACAGCAAAGTCTAAATACACCTGTAAGAGATGCATCAGACATTTATCAAGTTGCATACGATTTATATAGTGACGTCAAAGATCCAGAATGTGCAATACGCCTTATTGGTATTGCTGTGGGGAGTTTACAAGATGCTCAATTTAGAAATTTGACCATTTATGATTTTTTATAA